Sequence from the Sander lucioperca isolate FBNREF2018 chromosome 16, SLUC_FBN_1.2, whole genome shotgun sequence genome:
ATTTTCTACTCATCATTTTGCAGACTGATACAGTCTTCACTTGCTATAAGTGTGACAAgagcttctcctcctcagaTGAGCTCAGCCAGCACCAGGCCACCCACAGCAGAGAGGAGAAGCCCTTCCTTTGTCCTTACTGCCAGAAAAACTTCTTTACCTTCACTGAGGTGAGGGCACAGCAGGTTACATGTTAGCCTGTTATGTTGTGCTTGGAAACTCATATAATAATTGTTGTGTATGATGATTGTTAAATGTCTTGCAGCTGAATAAACACAGGCGACATGAGTGCATAGAACGACAGTGTCCCTGCAGGGACTGTGGTGCCTTGTTCCCCAGTCCTTCGCGCCTTCGCATGCATCGCATCGCTGTGCACCCTCATTACTCCATAGTGTCTGATGACATCAACACCTACCAATGCTGCAAATGTAGTCGCGGTTTCCCGACAGAAGAAGAGCTCATGCAGCACCAGGAGAGATTTGCCAGTGATATAAACTGTGACGTTAAGCCACAAGGCAAAAAACGTGGTCGTAAACCCAAATACGCAGCTCAAGTAGGAATGGTTGAGAGCAAGAAGATCAAACAAGAAGAGGGAGCAGAGGGATGCCCTATCAATGAGCTTCAACCGGAGCTCAAGATTCCTTGTCCCGAAGCAAATTGTGACCTTATATTCCCTTCTGTTGCAGCCCTGCGGGCACACAAAAGGGAGGCACATGGGCCTCCCCCTAGCAAtgctcacacatgcacagagtGTGATGAGAGCTATGCTCGACCTGAGCAGCTCAAAGCACACATTGCCAGGGATCACCACTCTGAATACACCTGCCCGACCTGTGGAAAAAACTTTGCACAAGAGAGCACCCTAAAGATCCACCAGAACACCCACTCTGAAGGAGAGGAGGCAGCAGAAAAAATTTAACCTGTAGACTAACTAGCTAATTCTCCCTCAAGTGTTggaatgttttgtatttaactgtACTATTTTCAGGATCTACACATAAGGGTGAGAATTACACGGAGAATGTAAGTCCTAAACCTCTTGAAATCCAAAATCTGATAAATGGGCCAGTTTATAGGACTCTATTCTAAGGGACTTCAATAATGTCATATGCAGGTcttgtttttctctccaaaGGTAAATAATTGTTGcattaaaaatatgtttgtttctGTGGTGTCTGGCTGTCactttgtgtgtgaatgtgaatggGTTAATGAGAGGCAAAATGGAAAGTGTGCAGTCTATTTACCCTGTACCTGTACAGCCAATGGTGAGTGGAGTCTTAAGGCAGTTTACAGTGTAAACTACATGGTATAGATACATGTTTTTTAGGCCTGTTTCTGACACTTGTTTAAGATAATCTGCCCTTTTTAAAATCTATTATGCCTTTCACTTTTTCCGTCATCATTTTATGGAAGATTGTTTTTGTCCTTAAGAATAAAAAATACTGTAGATTCagcaatattttttaataaacaaaTGTAACTCAATTGAAATGGCTTTGCACACAACTGACATTGAAATACTGTGTATGTTAACCTACCGAATTCTTGATTATAACAtatcacaaaaaaatgtaaccaaAGATTGATGTGGATTTTTGCTTCTATAATGTAGGCTACAAAATGTCTaaaagctacatttgtttttgctttgttctcCCTCAAAATTGTCAGGATGTTGCTGCTTTTATTATTGACAAAACTGACTGATTTTTGTGTAAAGTAATGAAGTAGATTTACTCAacttactgtactgtaatgAGGTACTTGATGTTCTGCTTTACttgaacatttccattttatgctgctTTATATTTCCACTTCATTACACTTCTGAGGAAAATATCTTACATTTTACTCCAGTACATTTAttctagttactagttactttggaGATTAagatttacatacaaaacataaacGTTCATAAAATATGCTGCATTGCTATAGATGTAAATACCCAGTACATAAAGCAGTTTGAAATAgctatattataataatacaacCTGAATTCAACACACGGGGCATTTTGCATAATTAGTACTTTAATTACATTTGGCCAtttgtatttttacattatctttttttccacttttacttaagtatatgATCTGAATAGCTGTACAATCATAATTTAACAACACACAATAATTATCAAAACATTTACACCTGATACCTAAAGAAAATGGTTCTACATAAGCGACGCCGCCAGGGGTCGTCCTGGGCCGCAGAAGATCGTTTTCCCATGATGCACCTGTGGTTCCTTTCTATCTCGCGCCTTTGCCTCGGCGCAGTCCATCTTGCCTCTCGCATCGCCGCTCAGCCTCTGCCAGCTTGCTGTTGCTTGTTGTTGTAGTAAATAATGGCGGCATCGGGAGGCGGATTATCATCTCCCGCTACTGTCGCGGGCTTGAGCACCCAAGCGCCGGCCCGGGCTCGTTTCCCGGGTCGGCCGTACACGGGACGCAGCAGGCTGCGGTCGGAGAAACGTAACAAACGCGGAAGGTTAGGCTCGGACGTCGGGGATCTAGCTTCCGAAGGGCCGAGGCCCGTAAACATCGGCCTTGCGTTGAGTGAGGACCCGTACCTGCTGCGCCTGCTCGGGGTGGTGGAGAAGCACAGGAGGCAGAGAGATGCGGGATTTGACTCCAGCAACAGTGAAGAGGTGAATAAGCTAACCGTAGCATGTCAGCTAGATGGGTAACAATACGCATAATGGGACACATAAAGCCATTTTATTCAAAAGAATGACATTTAACAGAATTTGTTTGTTACTTACAAAAAGTATTTAAGCTAACGTAGAGCTAGTTAGCGGTAACTTAGCTTGCAAACACTAACCCTAAATAGGCATTGTAGCTAGCCGTCTACCTACAGGGTATGCCTCAGTTTGGTTGATCGGTGAATATTTGGTCTTATTGCTTCTGCAGGTATTAATAGTTAATTGCTTGTTTTGAAGTTCCaacagacatatatacatacacacacggaGATCGGCGTCCGTCCAGCTGAGTTTGTTTGCATGTAAGAACATTGGCGGAAACTTTGGCGGTATGATAACAATCGTGAATGCGTTTTGTTGTGGAAACCAGTAGATGTCTTTGTTTAACGATATTTATCCCCTGACACGTTTTGTTGCATTGAAGTTCCCACACTGTGCTGACATGCACAGGCTAATAATCTTGTCGTAGGTGAAACGTCGCTGGTGCTAACTTGGGGATCACACACTCCACGTTGAAGCTGTCAGCTGATCGCTTGGTGTTTTGAACGTGGGATGCAACGGGAGAGGCAGAAACGTTACCGAGACTTTATAATCAAAAAGCTAAATttggaccacacacacacacacacacacactgataaatCTTGCCCTGTGCCTTTCTAAAACCTAATTTTGCGCagtgtatgtttacattcatCACTCCCATCATGCATCTCCCTTTTATTAAGATTGGTTGTGAAGGTTAAGCTAACGAGCAATCAACCAATCCCAACTTTTTACGTGGATTTAGAAGGTCAGTCTATTTTAAAGAAAGAGTTGGGTTATCTGTTACTAGTCTGCATGCTGCAACAAAAGTACAGTCGTGTTGCTTGCATAGGATTTGACACAAATCATGACTTATTGCAAAGTACTATTCCACCTGCTGATGAGAGGGCCATAGGAACTGATGATGAACTTTTCACAGTATTGGAGTGATGTAGCCATGGTGAATAATATGCCATAACATTATAATTTTAATTTCAGTGGCATATTCAACATTGACAAAAGCCTAGAAATGCAGGCAGACCTTTTAAAGCAGTGTTGTGTTTTGGCCCatagtattatttatttttcaacatataTTGTGAGAGGTATGCTAGACCAAAGGTTATAGATGCTCTGTGCACAACTTTGCTCTGGAGTCATTCATAATGAGACATAAATATTATACGACAAAGGAGAGGACTTGAATCTACCACACTGTGTTAAGGTTGTTAAAAGTATCAATACTTTAATACTTACTTCGATACCACGTGTTTTATACGGCCTCCCTTACTTAAACATTTGATAATATCgaaagtaacaaaataaaacaaataaaacagattttCACCCAAGGCTGCACAGATAAAACGGGGAAGAAAATCAACTGGTCCTCGACCTGTCACTGTTATTCAAAGTCCAAAAccagagaaaaataaatcaagacTAAATGCAATTATGATGACCTAAAGAATGTGTTGGCCTACAAGGTAGGGAAAACATTTAAGAAAATATGTATCCTATTTTCTGTGGcttggattttgtttttttgttttttaatactagTGTTGCTTCATGGTTTAAAATTCTTGTATTGTGACAATCTTTCACTGTATTCATATTTTCAATGTTTCTTCATAAAAGCCGGTGTAGATATCATTAACTTCTAAGGTTGTCGTCTCCTTGTAGCTCCATCCAGACAGGATGGtgattaaaaatgataaatTGGATCTAATCATATTATTTAATCTCCTGAGCAGGGGATTTAGTGTCTGACATCAGTCGGACTTCACTGATGCAATCCCTTCAGAGTGGACTGTAACAGAGTCACATGGTTCATGCTAAAGCTTGTGGGTGCTGTTCAACTGGAGTACCACACATTACATAGTGCCACACACTCATGTGCTCTGCAGTGGTTTAGAATAGATATGTAGGGGGTTTCATCGCTGACAAATATGGAGCCATTTTTTTGCACATGAAGATGGATGCAAGTAATTGGAAGTCAAGTTGAAATGTGCTGTGTTGTGCAATCTTTGCATCTGACGTACACAGGTGCGTGAATGAGAGGATGCTGGAGGCTGACTGTGTTCTAAAGGATCCATCTAAACATTTGTAGCAATGGTGTTTGAATGTATATTTCCAGAACTCACCACTGTTAAAAATATCACTATTTTAGGGGTGAATTAGGCTAAAATGCTGTTTTGTATTCAACTATAGCTTGAGACACTCCTGATTTGTTACAGAGAAAATATTTTCACATATTACACTTACAATTAGACACCTGCAGAGATGGTGCACAGGCAGAACATCTGCTGAGTTATTTCTTAAAGTTTACTCACAGATTGAAATGAAAATCTGCTTCATTCGGTGCCTCAGCATTGTACTGATGCAACTCTGGAGTAAGTGTAGAGAGCAATGCTGATGCTGAGCCATATTTTCAGCAGGGCTGGCTGATACCTGATGATCAAATGGAATGGAATTATGTCATGTAATTAGTAAAATCCttgaaagttttggaaaagtcatttgattttgttgtttaatgaaaataattgatcCAGTAATATTCTGTAGATAACCTTTCCACGCAGTTTTGGAAATTAAGGGGGGTAAAGGGCAAAAATGCCCCAAGAAATCTCAGCATGCCCCTAACAATGCGATCTTGTGTGTGGCAACAGTCACATAATAAAAGAGCAATTACAAAATAGATAATAAATTACTTAACAGTTTAACATTATATAACCACAACAATAGTGGCTAGTAGCCTTcaaataataaatcaaatgaaagtattacaaaaaaatcaataaaatcacAAACAAAAAAGATCAACTTTTACCACTGTACTCTCCTCTCCACTATTTTAGTCATCAAACATGTCTGACAGTGACTAATAAAACAGTGGAGGCTACAGGTGCTAAGGTACACACATGCGCCCGCGCACCTGCTGGACACACATTTTATTGTTTGAGTCACAATACTGGGCCGACAAAGTAATAATTGTTTCATCAGCTCTATATTATGGGAATGCTGGATGTTTAAGAAATTCTGTATGTTTGTAGAAATtctaatttgttttttgttcattgtcatttttattttataaaaagttCTTTCATAATTGTCAGCTTTACATTGTATCATGGCGATGGTGTGTTTTTGGTCTGTAGCAGGTGGTGTACAGCATACCTGTCTTCATTTCAACATGTCCAAATGTATTATAGCCTGTTAAAGGTTGTACGTTCTATGTTTTTCTCCAGGAGGAAGTTTTCACTGGATTTGGGACCACAACAGTTCGTCCACAAAAATCTCCTCAGTCGTCATTACTCAGCCAAGCAAAGCCTCCCCAAGCTTCAGAACTTTCTCTTGGAGAAAAAGCAAAGCCTCTCATTGGAAAAATTTTACCCAAGACCCCAAAACCGGCTCTTATTGGGAAAATTGTACCAAGGAGCTCCAAAGAAGGCCTGGTTGTCAAAGAGAGCCcatcaaaagacaaagaaatacCCAAGGTGGTAATTAAACTACAAGGCAAGCAGGTAGCTCTCACTGCAAAAGCCAAACATGCAGGCGAACAGGCCTCAGGTAGACAGAGCAGTACTAGATCAGCTGACTTTATCAGGAAAGCAGGAAAATCAGTAGTATCAGACAGGAGGCAAAATCAAACAGCTACAACCTCTGCTGGTGGCTCCGAGAAAGCTTCAAAGGTAAAAGAACGAGGCGAGGTGTCAGAGGACTCAGACACAGACCAATCCCAGCCACAGAGATCTATGAGATGCATGAAGGGGTTTCGAATTGGGCACACCAGACGCACATCGCAAGCAGTCACATCCTTTCACAAACGGCAGAGGAGGAGAACGGCTAAGGGTATGGGTGCCTCTCCAGAGGCTGGAGCTGAGGCCGGTGCCCAAAGTGGAGAGGAGGCAGCGATGCCCCTCGAGTGTAAAGCCACAAATTCCTCCGATAAAAGAATACAGAAAAGACAACGCAGGTCTTTGTTTGGGCACAAGCGAAAGGCACCAAAAAACGTTCCAGAAATGAAACGTCCAAAAATGCCTCGTACTCCTCGCACTAGGCATGTTTATTACACATATGTCCCAGAGCCTATTCCGGCCACACCGATGCCGGACAtgagtgagcagcagcagctgcacagTCACAATATCACAGTCACAAGTCACAATATCACTCCATCTGAGGGTAAGCCGAGCTTGTTTCCAGTCCAGCAGAGCTCAAACAACTCCTCCACTCCTGTAATGAGCGCACGGTCCTCTCGCGTTATTAAAACTCCAAAGAGGTTCTTGGACGAGGAAATGATTCCCTTTCCAAAGGGTTCTCTGTCAACGTGGCTGAAAAGTCAACAGAGAGAGGACGAAAAACCAAGTCCATCATGTCACGAGTCAAGCTATGATGGCAGCTTGCTGCAGTCAGACAGTGAATGTATATCTGTGGCCGACAGCCCATCTGCAGTGACAAAGTTCTCATCAAAGCCCAGGTCAGGCACGAGCCACCTAGAGATCTACAAGAACCTCAAGAAACTGACCTTGAAACTGGCGGAGAAAAAGAAAGGCCACGCCGACACGGATTATACGCATCGTGGTGATGGTTTGACGCCTCATGTCAGGAAGAGGCGTAGGTCAAAGCTTATGATGGAAGAGATGGACTCTCCTGGCGTTGTGAGGAAACTAGCCGTGGTAGTGAATGCTGATGTGGAAGTGCCCTCACATTTGCCGTTAGGAGATACAGGGACCAATAGTAAGtattgtttcttctttttgtgtAATTAGTCATGAAGATCTTGCTACTTAAtctttgctgtctttttttattttatttatttatttaatttttttttaattttttttttttttacaaatgccTGATCTCTCATGgaatagtgagatgtttttaatgttgagTTCAggttaaaatgagaaaatagtCTACAGAGGCTTTAGCCTTTGGTTAATTCTTTATTATTATGCAATCTTTAAGATGTTTTAGCCTTTTTATACACGTCAAATTAGAAAAAGACTGGACAGACTTGAGGAGGACTGCAacaactaggggtgggaatcaattggcacctcacgattcgattccgattcagaggccaacgattcgattctaaaccgatttTATCGATGCATCCcgatgcaaacattttttttatgtacatttccatgcg
This genomic interval carries:
- the LOC116047346 gene encoding zinc finger protein 34-like — protein: MEMLKIEQVIVGSERRSTSAEVKSEPGVAPLQSYQHESLQCFQCFITFCNSKAKERHMRKSHRDQYKQHLQQTDTVFTCYKCDKSFSSSDELSQHQATHSREEKPFLCPYCQKNFFTFTELNKHRRHECIERQCPCRDCGALFPSPSRLRMHRIAVHPHYSIVSDDINTYQCCKCSRGFPTEEELMQHQERFASDINCDVKPQGKKRGRKPKYAAQVGMVESKKIKQEEGAEGCPINELQPELKIPCPEANCDLIFPSVAALRAHKREAHGPPPSNAHTCTECDESYARPEQLKAHIARDHHSEYTCPTCGKNFAQESTLKIHQNTHSEGEEAAEKI